Proteins found in one Bicyclus anynana chromosome 26, ilBicAnyn1.1, whole genome shotgun sequence genomic segment:
- the LOC128199639 gene encoding sperm mitochondrial-associated cysteine-rich protein-like, giving the protein MALVLRKAFLPKNATILKCMKGRPLATASNKKSTAPLLYPALGSRDAWPMLSGGDFTVVRGYAEKKESEAPTGACPCGPCGPCGPCGPCGPCGPCRCPCPCGPCGPCGPCGPCGPCGPCGPCGPCGPCGPCRCPCPCPCGPYGPCGPCGPCGPCGPSGPCGPCRCPCPCPYPCPPKCPTKKCEACPCHSCASAQMAEAVAATAMASQAQQHAQMQMNRMPQMDQMGPMLQMPQSPQMGPMPQSKMDPKSHEKKGRHPSSSIKITP; this is encoded by the exons ATGGCTCTAGTGCTGAGAAAAGCTTTTTTGCCCAAAAACGCGACGATACTAAAATGTATGAAAGGACGCCCCTTGGCCACGGCGTCCAATAAAAAGTCAACCGCACCTCTAT TGTATCCGGCGCTTGGCTCCCGCGATGCGTGGCCGATGCTGAGCGGCGGTGACTTCACTGTGGTGCGAGGATACGCTGAGAAAAAGGAGTCTGAAGCACCCACCGGTGCCTGCCCTTGCGGACCTTGCGGGCCTTGTGGGCCTTGCGGACCCTGTGGGCCCTGTGGACCCTGTCGCTGCCCTTGCCCGTGTGGACCCTGCGGCCCTTGTGGACCGTGTGGGCCCTGTGGACCTTGTGGGCCCTGTGGACCTTGTGGGCCCTGCGGACCGTGTGGGCCCTGTCGCTGCCCTTGCCCATGCCCATGTGGACCTTACGGTCCGTGTGGGCCCTGCGGTCCGTGTGGGCCCTGCGGGCCAAGTGGGCCCTGTGGGCCCTGCCGCTGCCCGTGCCCGTGTCCGTACCCGTGCCCACCCAAATGCCCGACGAAGAAGTGCGAAGCTTGCCCATGCCACAGTTGTGCCTCTGCTCAGATGGCTGAGGCTGTGGCGGCCACAGCGATGGCGTCGCAGGCTCAACAGCACGCTCAAATGCAGATGAATCGGATGCCGCAGATGGATCAGATGGGACCGATGCTGCAAATGCCACAATCGCCCCAAATGGGACCTATGCCTCAATCGAAAATGGACCCGAAGTCTCACGAGAAAAAGGGACGACATCCGTCTAGTTCGATCAAAATTACaccttaa